GTTCGTCCATATTatcttttcactgttttttgcgATACTGATGTTATTAAGCAATGGATTGTTTTgggggagttttgagggaagggcaatagatttcagaaatcaaatttcgtaaaagaggccaccgatctgcaatgatcgagtcaaaatttatacacgggggtttggacggtcaattgatttctggtttcaatatttatatcaaaggacaaaaaagggggtcttccatattaactgttaaatttgctttttttggcacggtcaattgattcctgatttcaaatttagtagcaaacgacagaaaaagtgatctaaCATAACGTATAACGTTTTCCACATATTTGCAATGATTGCTCAACAATGCATTCGAAAATGCGCCTGGACgtattctaaattgaaagcgaaacggagttcagctagtaatctatatatataaaacagggagagagacagaaatgtacgaacacgcaaaactcctGCAGggttcatccgatttgcatgcgatttttttttgttgtgttcatCTTcgcgcgaagaataacacaacggagagataatttcgaaaaagattttgtggaatttgaaaattattttttagtttttattcgtatcaaataaaagtcatagcactcaatttccatttttttttcattcggatcacccagagtaggaaggcgccaaaacaatcaaggcttactaatGTTGATTCATCtatctataggaagttttggcgtccattttcattgccagtgtacttttcacgtgcaACAAGCCGGTAAGAAGCATAtttacgaaatttgttttttgatgcaTCAAAATCAAGgcaattcaaatattttcttagaTGATCGCTCGTTaaagtgccccaaatgacccgacttttgaaaaagttatgtgctgcaggctaaaattgatccttggcctagtacaagatctcatgccaaatttgggccagatcggaccacgggaaggggtcgctcaacgagcctgaagtttgtaaggGATTACGAGACATTTTtacgggagaaacatgaaaaaccagtttttcatcaataactttggtttccgtctgccgatttctttcaaaaacaggttTTCTTAAACCAGAGTCATCATGTTTACATTTAGCGAACACGAAAACCACTTGATAAATATTACATCTTTATTGATGGATCCTCTTAAAGCGGTAGACAGAATCTCAACTATTATATATGAATGAATTTGATAATATGGCAGGAAGTTTAATCAATTTCTCGTGATTGATGTTTGGTCCGttattcaaccaaaaaagtCCCCTGCTTCTTATCAGCTGGAGACTTTGACTTCAAATATTTCagtataaaataattaattcaagCTATGACATTCGGTAGTAGCTTGAAAACAACGCAACCATGAAGACTAAAATTTTTACTCTAACTATTTCGCTAAGTTTTTTATCCACCATAACAAGTGGCATTGATTCCGGCTGTACAGAACTATCCAGAACGCCTGTGTATTTGCAACATCCTACGGATTGTGACAAATTTTTGGCATGTTTTGGAGGGCAAACGTTCGTTCAAATCTGCTCCGCTGGTTTGTTTTGGAATGACCAAATAAAGTATTGCGAATGGCCAGCTAGCCCAATTTGTATGCTAGTCAAAACGCCTAGCACACCGGCTGAAGGGCCAAGTTCAAGTACCACACCATCAACGACAACAAATGGTGTCTCAACTTCAAGTGAATCGGTAACAGAGAAAACACCACTACCACCTCTAATCAACTCTACAACGGAAGCATCTACATCAGCTGAACCAACAACGGCGATTTCGGAGGAGCCTTCAACAAAGCCAGTTACTGAATCCGTATCAACCAATCCCAATGAAATAACAACAAATTCATCTGAGACAACCGTTTTCGTGGAACCAACAACAGAATCCGTATCCTTAAATAAAGATGAACCGACTACAGTTCAGGCATCAACATCAGTTGAACCTTCTAGAACAGTTGAGCCGACGACTACAAATGAACCATCCTCATCTGCGAAACCAACAAATAACATTGAGGAAGCAAATCAAATCCAAACGACAACTGAAGCAGAATCAACAACGGAGAAGGCTTCGACAACCAATAAACCAACAACGGAGGTTGAAACTTCAATAGAAGAACTAACTACTACTCAAGAGTCATCAACTACAACTATCccaacaacaacgacaaca
This sequence is a window from Uranotaenia lowii strain MFRU-FL chromosome 3, ASM2978415v1, whole genome shotgun sequence. Protein-coding genes within it:
- the LOC129757221 gene encoding uncharacterized protein LOC129757221, which gives rise to MKTKIFTLTISLSFLSTITSGIDSGCTELSRTPVYLQHPTDCDKFLACFGGQTFVQICSAGLFWNDQIKYCEWPASPICMLVKTPSTPAEGPSSSTTPSTTTNGVSTSSESVTEKTPLPPLINSTTEASTSAEPTTAISEEPSTKPVTESVSTNPNEITTNSSETTVFVEPTTESVSLNKDEPTTVQASTSVEPSRTVEPTTTNEPSSSAKPTNNIEEANQIQTTTEAESTTEKASTTNKPTTEVETSIEELTTTQESSTTTIPTTTTTSTTTTTSIVRSTV